The Acidobacteriota bacterium genomic sequence GGTCACGTAGCGATCTAGTTCAAATTGTACCTCTCATAGAATTTATCTTCTCGAGAGGTGAGAAGGAGAGTCCTCGCCGCCAAATAAAGATGTTGGATCTCGGTACGGCGCAGTTCCAACACCTTCTTCCTTGCCCTGAGGTCCCCAGGCGTCTTCGAGACGGATCGCTCAATAGGACTTATTGACGGTAATGAATCGTAGAGTGTTCATAGAATCTCTGACGGCTGCCACCCTCATGGGGCGGTGTGCCCGCGCTTCTCAAAAGAGAAAAGCATCGGGAGGATTGCAGCATTACTTCCCGAGCGCAGCCCACCAGTTCGTTTGGAGAAACTGGGACTTAGTTCCACAGGAAAGGATTGTGCGCGCATTAAACACTACCCCCCGGACGGTTATGAAGCTGGCACAAACGATGGGTCTTGAACAACAGAACATCCCTGCCAGACATCAAGTGCGCCTTCGCTTCATGGTTTTGCGCCGAAACTGGAATTTTGTTCCGTACAGCCAACTGACGATATTGCTTGACATGTCGGTGCAGGAAATCCAAACGATGCTTGGCCAGGATGCGTTCTACATCTCCGACCTGGGACCAAAACCTGAAAATCCTCCGGTTCGGATTGAAAAGACACTAGAGGGAGGTTCAGGTGTTATCCCTTACTTCCGAGCCAGCGTGCCGACGGGGTCAGAGGAGGAGCGATTCCATTTCATCGAACTACTCAACCAGCCAATTTCTGAAAATGCGTGGCCCCGTGAAAGGGTTCCTCCTGCCTTGAGGCCCCGGATCGCGTTTCCGTACTATGCAAAGTTTGGCAATGTACTTGGAAATGACGATTTCAAATCCGCCTATCCGCCGTCGGTGCTTGAAAGCATGGAGCGAATGAGGCTGGATGCGATATGGCTGGAAGCTGTGTACCAACATTTAATTCGGACCAAGATCTTCCCCGAGTTCGGGAAAGAAAGTCGTGCTCAGTTCGCCAATTTGAATTGGCTCATCGAAGAGACAAGGAAGCATGGCTTGGGTGTGTTTCTTTATTTAAATGAGCCGCGCGGGATGCCCGCTAGCTTCTTCAAAAAATATCCCGGTATAAAAGGAGCGCCTGGACGACCGGGGGACGGTCTCTTTTCGATGTGTACCAGTACGAAAATGATGCAGGACTACCTTGTTGAAGCGACCGCAACGCTATTCAAAGAAGCGCCGGGGCTTTCGGGAATTATCCTGATTACTGCCTCGGAGAACCCGACTAACTGCTACTCACTGACTCGCCATCCCAAGTGTCCTTGCTGCCTGCGTCAAACGGGGCCGGAAGTCATCGCGCAAGTAGTCCAGCTTATGGATCAGGGGGCGCACAGCGTGGCGCCTGACGCCCGCGTAATCGCCTGGGATTGGAGCTGGGAAATTGTTGAAGACAACCCTCAAAAGCAGATCATAGACCGGCTTCCCTCAAGCGCCACGCTGATGGTCGATTTCGAGCGGAGCACGGTCATCGAGCGGGAAGGCGTGAAGAGTACAGTCGAGGAGTACTCCCTTTCGGTAGTAGGACCTTCCCCGAGAGCTGCCGCCCACATTCGCATGGGGAAAGCCCGCGGAATGGATGTCATGGCCAAAATCCAGGTGGGAAATACCTGGGAGGTCGGGCTGGTTCCTTACATCCCTGTCGAGCAGCTTGTGGCGCGAAAATTTGAGGCCATGCGTGCAGCCGGAATTACTGGCGCTATGGAGTCCTGGACGCTCGGCGGTTATCCCTCGCTGAACTGGGAGGTGGCTGAGGCGTTCTATCACGGGTATACAGCTGGCGGTGATGGCAATCTCGAGAAGTTTGCGGCCACAATCTACGGCGCAAGCGTAGCGAAGCGCGTGGTGCGCGCCTGGCGGTTGTTTTCTGATGCTTTTGAGCAATACCCCTTTTCCGACTCATTGGTCTATTCGAGCGTTGTTCAGTGCGGGCCGGCAGCCCTGCTTTATTTTGAGCCGACGGGATTGACACCTCGAATCATGAACAGCTACGACAGTCTGGATTGGACTCAACCGTTTGGACCGAAAATTGTGGCAGACCTGTTCGAGAAGATGGCTTCTGGCTGGAATGCTGGCCTGAAAGAACTCGAAGGTCTGATGAACGATGTTCCGGCATCCCAGCGGCACCAGGTGGCGAAAGACATCGGGGTCTGCCGTGCAATTGGGCTCTACTTTCGGAGTATCGCCAATCAGGTCCGATTCCATGCCTCGCGCCAACATTGGAAAACAAGTTTGGCCGGGCTGAATACCATGAAATTGTTAGTTAAGGATGAGATCACTGCAGCCAGGCAATTTCTTGAGGTCTGTTCGCAGGATTCTCGTTTGGGATTTGAGGCTTCGCTAGGGTATCTTTATTTGCCATTGGATATCCGCGAGAAGCTGGTTGCGTGTCAGTACGTGATCGAGAAGCAGATACCCGAGGCTGAGACACGATTGAAGGCATAGCAGGCTTTGGCAACGCAGCCGGGGCGAAGACAGGCATAGGCAAAATGGATCGACGCAGGTTTCTAGAGCAAAGTGCAGCGTACGTTCTTGTGCGGGCAAAACCATGGCCCGGACGGCTGGAGGCCCAAGAGGCCCCGATCGAGCAGGGGGCGTCCACTCCGCTGCCCATTCCTGAGCCGCATTTCCCGGACCGCCTCCACCTCTTTATCTGGCGCAACTGGGAACTGGCAAATATCGACAGGCTGGCTCGGGTTTTGGAAACAACGCCGGAGAGCATTCTCGAAATCGGCAACTCGATGGGTCTGCCGAAGAAAGTTGAACTTTCCGACGATTACCTTCAGAGGATCTATATCACGGTCATCCGACAGAATTGGCACATTCTCCCTGACGACCAGTTGATGGAGCTTCTCGGCTGGGACGTTCAGGAGTACGAGTACCATTTGAAAGAGGATGATTTTCTCTGGGTCAAACTCGGAATGCTGAAACCCAAATGTGACAGGCTCCGCTACTCGCCGCCTTCTCCACTCGCACGGGAGCGCGCGGCGGAGATCAGAGAAATCGTCCGCGAGACCATGGGTGCTGCAATTGACGAAGCTGGCGAGCCCGCTTTCACCTTTATCAAGCGGCTGAGCGATACTCGAACCACATCCCTCCGTGATCCGTCAAGCAAGGCTTTTGAAAATGAGATCGATTTGAGCACCGGTTGGATCTTGCTGAGTCCAACCCCGAGCTCCAGATTTCTCCTTGATCTTGTTCAGGATTTTCGGATGTACTTGGCTGCAGCTATGGACAGTGAATTGAGGTCAGGCGGGGCAGTAGGGTCGGTGCAAAAATTGATCCGGATTGAAGCGGATTCCTCAATCTCCCATGCCTCCGGAAGTTTTGAAATAAGCACGAGCCCGAATGAGATTCGCGTATTGGGTCAGGATGCCCAAGGCGTACGTGAAGCTTTTTCCTACCTTAAGGATCAGATGGAAGCGCGTGGCGGGCCCTATCTGGCTCGCGGCACCGTTCGCCGGAGTACCCGCCTTGATCCGCGGTATGTCTATTCGTACTTCGCGCTCTATGGCGATCCTCTGATGGACGAAAAAAACAATCCTTTTCCGGACGGCTTATTGGACAAACTTTCGCGCAGCGGGGTCAACGGCGTGTGGCTCCAGGCAGTGCTGCGGAATCTCGCGCCGTCCACGATTTTCCCGGAGTTTGGAAAAGGTTCAGAAATTCGCCTTCGGAACCTTCGCAAACTTGTGGATCGGGCGGCCCTTCACGGCGTCAAGATCTACCTCTACCTTAACGAGCCACGTTCGATGCCGGCGGATTTCTTTACCCGCCATCTAAGGGTCCGAGGAACGCACGATCCTGGTGACACCCGCTTCTTTGCCATGTGTACGAGCACCACAGAAGTTCGTGAGTGGCTCTCAGAGAGCCTGGCATACGTCTTCTCACAAGCTCCGGGACTGGGAGGAATTTTCTGCATCACAGCTTCGGAAAACCTGACAAACTGCGTTTCACACGGCCATTCGGAATTCTGCCCGCGGTGTTCAAAGCTGGACGGCTCGAACGTCATTGCCCAACTGATTCGAACCTTTCGAACCGGAGTGCGCCGCAAGAGTGCGTCTGCGGACATCATTGCATGGGATTGGGGCTGGGGCAAAAATTGGATCCGGAACGGTGCCAATCCCTCGAACGTCATTCCCCAACTCCCTGAAGATGTTGCCCTGCTCAGCGTCAGCGAGTGGGCCAAGCAGATCGATCGCGGAGGGCACCCGGCGCAAGTGGGCGAGTACTCGATCTCCGTCGTGGGTCCGGGGCCGCGGGCTTTACAGAATTGGGAAATCGCACGGCGCAGCAGGCTCAAGCGGCTGGCCAAAGTCCAGTGGAGCTGCACCTGGGAAATTTCTGCCGTGCCTTACATTCCGGTACCTGGACTTATTGTCCAGCATTGCGAAAACCTAGTAAAGCCCGGGGTCGAAGGGCTTATGGCCTCGTGGACGGTCGGCGGTTATCCATCGCCCAATTTTGAAGTAGCAAAGCGATACTATTTCTCGCCGCTGCCGTTTTCGAGTGAGGAGGTGCTGCGCGAGGTGGCGTTGCGGCGGTACGGCAAAGACGCAGCGTCACAAATTCTTGATGCGTGGAAAGCGTTCGGCGAAGCTTTCGTCCAGTATCCCATGGAGGGAGGAAATGTAGTTTATCATGTTCCCACGCAACACGGCCCCGCAAACCTCCTTCGCCTTCAGCCGACGGGGTACAAGGCCGGCATGATGCTCTTTCCTTATGACGATTACGAGCATTGGGTTGGCAGTTATCCCGTCAGGATTGCGGAAGACCAATTTCAGAAACTGGCTGTAATGTGGAAGAAGGGTTTGGAGACATTCCTAAAAGCACTCAATCGTGTGCCACGGCAGAAACTTTCAGCGGCGCAAATCGACTTGGGCATAGCCGAGACTTGTTATCTTCACTTCCAGAGCGTGGCAAACCAGATCCGTTTCTACCGCCTGCGGGAGGAATATCTTTCAGCTCACGGCGCGGCTCAACGCGAATTGGGACGCCAGATGGCACAAATTGCGGAAAATGAAATTCAGTTGTCAGTGCGGCAATATCACAACGCGCGGCGGGACTCCTGCATCGGCTACGAAGCGTCGAATCAGTACTACTACCGCCCGCTCGACCTCGTAGAGAAGGTCTTAAATTGTCATTATGTGCAGACCCGGATTACGGCTGAGATTGATCGCCAGGTATAACGGGTGAGCAGGGGGGCTGATGAAGGTGAGACGACGATGACGGAAGAGGTTCATATAGGTCTTGTCGGCTGCGGGCTTTTTGGCCAGAGCCACATGATGGCATATCGCGGCGTGCATGGCGCCAAAGTGGTCGCCATTTTTGACACGGTTCGCGAGAAGGCAGAAGAGATTGCAAGGAATTTTGATATTCCGCACGTCTGCGCAAGCGTCGAGGAGCTTTGCCGCGATCCTGATGTGCAGGCGGTTGATGTGGTTACTCCGGAACAGGCGCATCGGTTGCCAGTAATTTCAGCGCTTGAGTGCAGCAAGGCGGTCTTTGTCGAAAAGCCTTTTGCTGAGTCTCTCGAAGATTGCGACGCCATGATCCAGACTGCCGAGAAGCTAAATGGCATCCTAATGGTTGGGCACATCCTAAGGTTTGAAACTCGGTACGCGTTGTTAAAGGAGGAGGTGGAGTCCGGCAGGCTCGGCAAGGTGATTTCGATGTATTCTCGGCGAAACCGACCGAAATCGCTGATGGCAAAATACGGCCGGAGTCATCCGGCCATCATCAACGCGATTCATGACATAGACCTTATGTTATGGTACGCGGGTGACCAGATCCGACGCGTCCGCGGCTACACCCGCAACCACTCCGGAGGCGTCAACCCGGACACCTTCTGGGGAGTTCTGGAATTTGGCGGAGGGACGCTGGGTATCGTAGAAGTTCAATGGCCGCTTCCGGATCAGGGGGGTGTGATCCTCGACGACGTCTTCCAACTTGTTGGGGAGCACGGCGTGGGCAATCTGAACCTTTTTCCCTCCGGCCTCAACCTTTGGCGCGATGACGGTTTTCAAATCCCTGATTCAAGTTATGATCCGCGCGTCAGGGGCTCCGCACGAGGAGCCTTGCGCGATGAACTTGAATACTTCTGCAGTTGTGTCCGTAATCGGCGGCGACCTGACATCGTTACACCACAGGAGGCACGGAATGCCGTGCGTGTGGCCGTAGCCCTGATCGAATCCGCAAACGCTGAACACGATATTCAAATCGGAGATTGAAATATGCGTCTTTCCGAACGGGTTTATCTGGTGGGCGGTGGTACTCTCGGTTTCAGCTTGTCAGAAGAGCATGACTGCCATGTCTACGTGATCGACGGTGGCAGCGCGTTGACTCTGATTGATGCTGGGGCAGGCATTACTATCGAGCCAATACTGCAAAACATGCGGTTCGACGGTCTCGACCCTCAACGGCTCAACTACCTAATCTTGACGCATGCACACTCCGACCACGCAGGAGCAGCATGCGAATGGCGGAACCGTTTTGGGGTTGAAGTGGTGGCGTCCCGGGAGGCAGCTGAATACCTCAGCAAGGGCGACGAGGAGCGCGTCAGTCTTAGCATCGCGAAAAAAGGAGGATTTTATCCTGACGATTACGTATTCCGTGCCTGCCCCGTTGCCCATATTCTCAAGGAGGAAGACGTCTTCAGGATTGGCGACATCGAGCTGCGAGTCCTTGAAACGCCCGGTCATTGCTCCGGCATGCTCTCGCTCATCTTGAATGAGGGCGGAAGAGCTATTCTCTTCCCCGGAGATACCGTTTTCCATGACGGCAAGCTTTTGATGACTAATGTTTGGGACTGCGACCTGCAGCTATACGCTCGAAGCATCGAGAAGCTCGCCAGGCAGAAAGTGGATTCACTACTTCCGGGGCACCTTACGATCGCCATGCAACACGGAGATCGCCACATTCAGAAAGCCTGGAATACACTTGAAAGATTATCCTTACCACCGAATATCATCTGATGGCTAATTCATCTGTAGTTCAAACTTTAGCTGATTTAATTCGCATCAACAGCGTTAATCCCGCTTACGCTAATGGGCGACCGGAATGTGAAATTCAACGCTATATCATGGAGTTTTTCGAGGGGCGTGGGATCGAGTTTTGGACACAGGAAGTGCTGCCGGATCGCCCAAATGTGATCGTCCGAGTCGCAGGTCGGGATCATAGTGACAAAATCATTTTTGAAGCGCACGTGGACACTGCCGGAGTTGAGGACATGATCGCGCCTCCGTTCGAGCCCACAATAGATAATAGGCAAATGCA encodes the following:
- a CDS encoding Gfo/Idh/MocA family oxidoreductase, translating into MTEEVHIGLVGCGLFGQSHMMAYRGVHGAKVVAIFDTVREKAEEIARNFDIPHVCASVEELCRDPDVQAVDVVTPEQAHRLPVISALECSKAVFVEKPFAESLEDCDAMIQTAEKLNGILMVGHILRFETRYALLKEEVESGRLGKVISMYSRRNRPKSLMAKYGRSHPAIINAIHDIDLMLWYAGDQIRRVRGYTRNHSGGVNPDTFWGVLEFGGGTLGIVEVQWPLPDQGGVILDDVFQLVGEHGVGNLNLFPSGLNLWRDDGFQIPDSSYDPRVRGSARGALRDELEYFCSCVRNRRRPDIVTPQEARNAVRVAVALIESANAEHDIQIGD
- a CDS encoding MBL fold metallo-hydrolase; the protein is MRLSERVYLVGGGTLGFSLSEEHDCHVYVIDGGSALTLIDAGAGITIEPILQNMRFDGLDPQRLNYLILTHAHSDHAGAACEWRNRFGVEVVASREAAEYLSKGDEERVSLSIAKKGGFYPDDYVFRACPVAHILKEEDVFRIGDIELRVLETPGHCSGMLSLILNEGGRAILFPGDTVFHDGKLLMTNVWDCDLQLYARSIEKLARQKVDSLLPGHLTIAMQHGDRHIQKAWNTLERLSLPPNII